GATCGATGTCGATCGGCGCGAACACGGCCACGTCACCGTCGGCCGTGTTCGTGGAATCCCACTCGCCGCCCATGCCGACCTCGAGCACGAGCACATCGACGGGTGCATCCGCGACGGCCACGAACGCCAGCACCGTGAGCAGCTCGAAGAACGTCAACGGCTCCTCACCGGCAGCCTCGAGCTCGGCGTCGACGATCTCGACGAACGGCTCGATCTCGTCCCACGCATCCGCGAAGGCCGCATCGGCGATCGGCTCGCCGTCGATCATGATGCGCTCCGTGAAGCGCTCCAGATGCGGGCTCGTGAACAGACCGGTGCGCAGGTCGTGCGCCCGCAGCAGGCTCTCGATCATCCGAGCCGTCGAGGTCTTACCGTTCGTTCCGGTGATGTGCACGACGCGGTACGTGCGCTGAGGGTCGTCGAGGAAGGCCAGGATGCGCGCGGTGCGCTCCTTGCGCGGCTGTACCCAGCGCTCCCCCGCTCGGTTCAGCAGGGTCTCGTAGACGGCATCCGCCCGATCCCTGGCACTCATGCTCCTGCTCCCATCCGGGTGACGGCGATGGTGAAGTCATCGCGGTTGGCGTACGTGCCCTTCGAGATCACCGCGGTGAACTCGGCGTCGGGCACCTGCGCGTCGCCACGGAGCAGCGAGTGCTCGAGAGCGAGCGTCTCCCCCGCGACCTCGGCGACCTCGAACGCCGCCGAGACGGCATCCGCATCCTCGTCGCTGGCGAAACGCAGCACCAGGCGGATGCGGTCGCTCACGTCGAAGTCGGCGTTCTTGCGCGTCTCCTGCACCGCACGGATCACATCGCGTGCGAGGCCCTCCGCTTCCAGCTCCGGGGTGGTCTGGGTGTCGAGCAGCACGAAGCCGCCGGTCGGAACGATCGCGAGCGCCTCGCCCTCGGGCCGTCCGGTCGTCTCGAGCACGAGCTCGTACTCCGAGGGCTCCAGCGCGATACCTCCCGCGGTGACGACGCCGGCGGTCTCCGACCAGTCGCCCGCCTTGGCCGCCTTGATCACGGTCTGCACGTTCTTGCCCAGACGCGGGCCCGCCGCGCGGGCGTTGACGCTCAGTCGGTGGTCGATGCCGTACGACACCGCGGTGTCATCGGCGAGTGGCACGAGTTCGACCGACTTCACGTTGAGTTCCTCGCGGAGGATGTCCTCGAACTGGCCGAGTGTCGCGGCGAGGGGCGAGACCACCGTGAGGCGTGCGAGCGGCAACCGTACGCGCAGCTTCTGCTTCTTGCGCAAGGCGTTGCCGACGCTGGAGAGCTCGCGCACGGCATCCATCGCGTCGCGGATCTCGTCCGCGGCGGGGAACTGCGTGTCGTCTGGCCAGTCCGTCAGATGAACGCTGCGACCGCCCGTGAGCCCCTGCCAGATGCGCTCGCTGACCAGCGGCACGAGTGGTGCCGCCACCCGGGTCAGCGTCTCGAGCACCGTGTACAGCGTGTCGAACGCCTCGCTGCTCTTAGGATCGTCGGTCACTCCGACCCAGAACCGATCGCGCGAACGACGGATGTACCAGTTCGTCAGCGTCTCGGCGAAGTCGCGCAGACGTCCGGAGGCCGTCGTGGAGTCGAGCCCTTCCAGATCGACGCGCACCTCGCGCACGAGGTCTCCCAACCGGGCCAGGATGTAGCGGTCGAGCACATCAGTGGAGTCGGTCCGCCAGCGGGCCTCGTACCCCTGGTCACCGGACGCGTTCGCGTAGGTCGAGAAGAAGTACCACGAGTTCCACAGCGGCAGCAGGAACTCCCGCACACCCGAGCGGATGCCCTCCTCCGTCACCGCGAGGTTGCCACCTCGCAGCACCGAGCTCGACATCAGGAACCAGCGCATCGCGTCGGAGCCGTCGCGATCGAGCACCTCGGAGACATCCGGGTAATTGCGCAGCGACTTCGACATCTTGTAGCCGTCGCTGCCCAGCACGATGCCGTGGCAGCTCACACCCGTGAAGGCGGGACGATCGAACAGCGCGGTCGACAGCACGTGCATCACGTAGAACCAGCCACGCGTCTGCCCGATGTACTCGACGATGAAGTCGGCCGGGGCGTGCGAGTCGAACCACTCCTGGTTCTCGAACGGGTAGTGCACCTGGGCGTAGGGCATCGACCCGGAGTCGAACCACACGTCGAAGACGTCTTCGATGCGGCGCATCGTGCTCTTGCCGGTCGGGTCGTCTGGGTTCGGACGGGTGAGGTCGTCGATGTACGGCCGATGCAGGTCGATCTCACCCTCGGGATTGCGCGGCAGCGTGCCGAAATCGCGCTCCATGTCCTCCAGCGAGCCGTAGGCGTCGACGCGCGGGTACTCCGGGTCGTCGCTCTTCCAGATCGGGATCGGCGAGCCCCAGTAGCGGTTGCGGCTGATCGACCAGTCTCGCGCGCCCTCGAGCCACTTGCCGAACTGTCCGTGCTTCACGTTCTCCGGCACCCAGGTGATCTGCTCGTTGTTCGCGAGCAGATCGTCCTTGATGTCGGTGACGCGGATGAACCAGCTCGACACGGCCTTGTAGATCAGGGGATTCCGGCAGCGCCAGCAGTGCGGGTACGAGTGCTCGTAGCTCTGCAGACGGATGAGGCGACCGTCCTCGCGGATCAGGCGCACGAGCGGGGTGTTCGCATCCATCCACAGTTCGCCGGCGACATCGGTGACGTTCGGGAGGAATCGTCCGCCGTCGTCGAGCGAAAGGATGGTGGGGATGCCGGCGGCACCGGCGACACGCTGGTCGTCCTCACCGTAGGCCGGCGCCTGGTGCACGATGCCCGTGCCGTCGCTGACCGTGACGTAGTCGTCGACCAGGATGCGCCAGGCGTTCTCGGTGCCGTAGGTCTCTTCGTCGGCGTAGTAGTCGAACATGCGGTCGTAGGTCACGTCCTGCAGCTCGGAGCCGCGGACCGTGGCATCCGCTGCGGCGAGCGCGTCATCGACGCTCTCGTAGCCGAGGTCCTTGGCGTACCCGCCGAGGAGTTCACGGGCGAGGAGGTAGCGATGCGCGGAGGCTTCGACCGCGGCGTCCGTGGTTCCTGCCGCCTGGTGCACATCTGCCGCGCCGTTCGGACCAGCAGGGAGCACGACGTACTCGATCGCCGGGCCCACGGCGAGCGCGAGGTTGGTGGGAAGGGTCCAGGGCGTGGTCGTCCAGGCGAGGGCCCGCACACCGGTGAGACCGAGCGCCTCGGCCTTCGCGCCGGTGAGCGGGAAGGTGACGGTGACCGAGGGGTCCTGACGCATCTGGTACACGTCGTCGTCCATGCGCAGCTCGTGTGCGGACAGCGGTGTCTCGTCGCGCCAGCAATACGGCAGTACGCGGTAGCCCTCGTAGGCGAGGCCCTTGTCGTAGAGGGTCTTGAACGCCCAGAGCACACTCTCCATGTACCCCAGGTCGAGCGTCTTGTATCCACGGTCGAAGTCGACCCACCGGGCCTGACGGGTGACGTAGTCCTGCCACTCGTGCGTGTAGGCCAGCACCGAGCTCTTCGCCTTGTCGTTGAAGACGTCGATCCCCATGTCTTCGATCTGGGCCTTCTCGGTGATGCCGAGCTGCTTCATGGCCTCGAGTTCAGCGGGGAGTCCGTGCGTGTCCCATCCGAAGACGCGGTCCACCTTGTGGCCGGTCATCGTCTGGAAGCGCGGGAACACGTCCTTCGCGTAGCCCGTGAGCAGGTGGCCGTAGTGCGGAAGTCCGTTGGCGAACGGCGGGCCGTCGTAGAACACCCACTCGGGTGAGCCCTCGCGCTGGGCGATCGAGGCACGGAAGGTGTCGTCCTTCTCCCAGAAGGCGAGCACCTCCTCCTCGATCTGCGGGAAGCGAGGGCTGGGCGCGACGGAGTCGGCGGCGGGGCCGAAGGAGGAACGGGGGTATGTCATCGTGTCTCGCAGTGATCGTCGTGGCGGATGCTCCTGCGAGGACGATCCTCACGGACCGCGGTACCACCTCGCGTGCTGCGTCTCGCGACGGAGCCACTCTCACTGCGGCTGTGACGGGCCTGCCCCGCTCGGTTCTAGTGGGTCCGTCGCTCTGTCGAACGGCGGACTGTTCTTCCGAGAGCTCCCCGCTGATGACGGATCGATGCTCGTCCTCCCAGTGTACGCGTGTGCCGGCGCCCCGCGGACTGCCGCGATTCGGAGTTCTGCGGTGCGACGGAGCACGCAGTCCATTTCGCTCCGAGGCAGCGCAGAACTCCGAGGTTACGCAGGCCCCGTGAGGTGGAGTCCCTGAGCCACGGCCCGCATGATCCGGTCCTGCACGGCATTCCACTGGTCGATGATCTGTCGATACCCCACGCGGATCACGTGGTAGCCGAGGAGCGTGAGTTCCGCATCGTGGCGGATGTCCTCCGCTCGCTGCGGCCCGACGTGCGTGGAGCCGTCGATCTGCACCACGAGTCGGTCTCCGATCAGTGCATCCACGCGATGACCTGCGATCCAGATCTGGAAGTACAGCGGAATCCGCATCCATCGCAACCGTGGGCGCAGATAGGTCTCGAGCCCCGCATCAGCGAACGGCCACGCCTCCGCCAGAACGCGACGCGCGGCGGTCTTCCACGGAAACCGCTCGAGCGCCGCGCGGTGGACCAGGCCCTTGTTGAGCGCAGAGTCCCAGGTGGCGAGAGCACGCTCATGCGGCTCGCAGTCCGCCACGAGGGCGAGCACGTTCTCGATCGGGTCGACGAGTGAGTCCGGATGCCGCGCGATCAACGGCATCGCCCAGTGGATGAGGACACCTGCTTCTGCGCGGGCAGGGCCGCGTGGTGCCGAACCCACGTGATGGTGCCCGTCGTCCGCATGCACCCAGAGGCCGAGTCGACGCGCCTGCGTCACGCACGTGAGAACGACGCCGCGCCGGGCGGCATCCACCAGCATCGGATCCGCCTGCGGCAGCGCGATCCATCCTCGGCGAATGGGCAGCACCGCCTTCTCTGTCACACCCTGCGCGATGTCGTACCTGCTGATCCCCCGTTCGCGGAGCCCGGCAGTCCGTGCCACACCGTCAACCTTCATCACTTCCTGAACCAGTCGTCTCGTTCGCGTCCGCATTCTCCGAGGATGCCCGTGGACGACGATCGCACGCGGCGATTGGGGATGACAGACTCTCGCCAAGCGCTGTGCAGGAGAAGCGCTGCCGCGGAAATCTGCCTTCGATCGGATCGCGCTGCACCATCGGGGCCGAAGTGGTGCAGAACCCCGCCGCACCGCGTCGAGTGTCGGCCCCACCCCCTACCCTCGAGACATGGCCCGCTCCACCGATTCCCCGGCTGCCCCGCGCGTATCACCTCCAGATCTCCCCGACGAGTTCACCCCGGCCGCGCCGGCGCGCAACGTCGATCTGATCGCGGCCAGCCTCGCGCTCAGCGGCACCGTCGACCTCGCCTACGGTTCGCTCGAACAGTGCCGGGTGACGGCGGATGCCGATGCCGTCGACCTGACCGGCGGCACACTCCTCGATGTCGACCTCGCCGATGCACGTATCGCCTCGCTCCGCCTGCGCGGCGCCAGTACGCGTCGACTCCGCATCCTCGGCGGACGCATCGGAACCCTCGACCTCAGCACGGCGCGCATCGCCGAGCTCGAATTGACCGGTGTCCGCATCGACTACCTCAACCTCGGAGCCGCTCGCGCGACCGACGTCGAGATCTCGGACTGTCACCTCCGCACGCTCGACATGCCGCAGGCTGAGCTCACCCGCGTGCGCTTCACCCGCACGACCGTCGACGAGGTCGATCCGCGCGGCATGAGTGCCACCGATGTCGACCTTCGCGGGCTCGACGCCCTCGCATTCCTCGACGCCAACAGCCTGCGCGGCACCACTCTCACCGAATTCCAGGTGCAGCAGTTGGCGCCGGTGATCGCCGCCGGAATCGGCATCCAGATCAAGGGGTGATCGAGATCGCTGGCGGCTCTATCCGCCGAAGCCGCTCGCCGCGAGGAGTTCCCGCGTGAACGGATGCTGTGGATCGTCGAACACCGCGCCCATGAGCCCCTGCTCCACGATTCGCCCGTCCTGCATCACCAGAACGGTGTGGGCCATCGCCCGCACCACGTCGAGGTCGTGCGAGACGAAGATCATGGTCAACCGGCGTTCGCGCTGCAGGCGGAGCAGCAGCTGCAGCACCCGCTCGCGCACCGAGGGGTCGAGGGCGGACACGGGCTCGTCGAGCACCAGCACATCCGGGTCTGCGGCGAGCGCTCTGGCTGTGGCCGCGCGTTGTCGCTGGCCACCGGAGAGCTCCGCCGGGCGGCGAGCGGCGAGCCCTGGATCGAGATCGACCTCGACGAGCAGTTCGTCGACGCGGCGACGCCGTTCGGCGCGCGGCACTCCCCCGGCGGCGAGCGCCTCGCGCAGCGACCTCCCGATCGTCCACCGCGGATCGAAGGCTCCCAACGGGTTCTGATGCACGAACTGCACGCGATGCCCGGGCTCCCATCGCACGACCCCGGCGTCCGGGCGCTCGATGCCCAGGAGGATCCGCGCGAGCGTGGTCTTCCCCGAACCCGACTCGCCCACGATGCCGAGCGTGCGTCCGCGCGGCACGGAGAATGACGCATCGACCACCGCGGGCACTCCGGAGAACGACCGCGACGCCGACTCGACGGTGACGATCGGGTCGAATTCCTCGTCCTCCACGACCCGCGGCGCATGGACCGTGGCTGCGATCAGCTGCCGCGTGTACGGATGCTGAGGCGTCTGCAGAACCTGTTCGACCGTTCCCTCTTCGACCACTTCCCCTCCGCGCATCACGAGCACGCGATCAGCGAGCCGTCGGACGGCGGCGAAGTCATGACTGACGAACACCACAGCGGTTCCGGCGTCAGCGATCTCGCGCAGCAGATCGAGGATGCGGGCCTGCACGGTCGCGTCGAGTGCCGTCGTCGGCTCGTCGGCGATGAGCGCCGCGGGACCTGCGGCGAGCGCCGAGGCGATGAGCGCGCGCTGGCGCAGGCCACCCGACAACTCGTGAGGATACTGGCGCGCTCTGCGTTCGGGATCCGGCATCCATACGCGACGGAGCAGCCCTTGTACGCGGTCGCCGATCGATTCGGGTCCGCGGTGAGACGCCGGGTGCAGTCGGAGTGGTTCGGCGACCTCGGATTCGACGCGCTGCAACGGATCGAGCGCCACGAGTGCGTCCTGCGAGACCAGGGCGATGTGTGCCCCTCGGAGGTGGCGCCACTCGGATTCGCTCGCCGTGCGCACATCGACGCCGGCCACCAGGAGTCGTTCCGCCCGCACCGTGGCGGCCGTCGGTGTGAGTCCGAGCAGAGCGCGCGCCGTCAGCGACTTGCCCGCCCCCGATTCGCCGACGATCGCGACGCATTCCCCCGGCGACACGGTGAACGACAGCCCCGCAACGACCGCCCGGTCGTCGAAGCTCACCCGCAGGCCGCGGACGTCGATGACGGGGGTGTCGCCAGCGCTCATCGTGTCCGGCCTTCCGCACGCGCGCGCAGCATCCGCCCGACGACGGTCGCCGCGACGACGGTCAGGGTGATCGCGATCCCGGGGAAGACCGAGATCCACCAGGCCTGGCCGAGCACGTTCCGTCCGCCCGCGAGCATCAGACCCCACTCCGGGGTCGGCTCTGCGGGCCCGAGGCCCAGGAAGCTGAGACCGGACGCCGCGAGTATCGCGGACCCGATGCCGATCGTGGCCAGCACGCTGAGCGAGCCGAGCACCCCGGGGAGCACATGCCGCAGAAACGCCGGCACCGCCGGAACTCCGAGGATGCGCGCGGCTTCGACGTGCTCTGCCACACCGAGCGTGCGCGTCTGCACGCGCGCGAGCCGGATGTACACCGGAACCGCGGCGAGCGTGACGGCGAGAGCCACGTTCACCGGACCGGGTCCGAGGATCGCGATCACGACCAGCGCCACGAGGAATTCAGGGAACGCCATCAGCACGTCGTTCACCCGCATCAGTGTCGTGTCGACGGGCCGTGGGGCCGTACCCGCGAGCGCGCCCACTGTGAGTCCGACCACTACGGCGATCGCGGTGGCGAGCAGGCCCACGCCGACGGAACGCCCGGCCCCGTAGACGACCCGCGAGTACACGTCACGTCCGCTCTGATCCGTGCCGAAGAGGTGGTCCGCGCCCGGAGGCAGCAGTGCTCCGCGCACATCCGTCTGCACCGGGTCATGCGTCGCGAGCAGCCCTGGGAAGGCCGCGGCGAACGCGATGAGCAGCAACGCCGCCACCGCGCACCAGAGGAGCACCACCTGCGCGCGCCTCACCGTCGCCCTCCCCGCACCGCGTCTGCGCGTCGCAGCCGAGGATCGATGAGCGGATGCACGAGCTCCACGATCGCGTTCACGATGACGAACACGAGCGCGCTGAGCAGGATGATGCCGGAGATCACCGGGAGGTCGCGGTCGCTGATCGCCGCGAGCGTGACGCGGCCGAGACCCGGTCGGGCGAACACGGTCTCGACCAGTACCGCTCCCCCGAGCACGGAACCGGTCAGGTACGCCGTGAGGGTGATCGCACCCGATGCACCGTGCCGGAGCCCGTGCCGCATCGTGAACCATCCACTCCCGGCACCCCGTGCGCGCACCGTCTCGGCGAACGGCATCCGTTCGGCCTGGACGAGCCCGTCGCGGAGCACCTGTCCCAGCAACGCCGCGACGGGGAGCGCCAGGGTCACGGCAGGCAGCACGATGGTCGCAGGATTCCGGGCCCCCGACACCGGGAACCACCCGAGACCGAAGGCGAAGACGCTCAGCAGCACGAGACCGATCCAGAAGACGGGTGAGGACAGCACGACCAATTCCACGCCGGTGACGACCGCTCGCGCGAGCGGACGTCGCGCCAGCAGCGCCACCGCGAGCGCCACGACGACCGCGATGATCAGGGCGAGCGCCGACAGTTGCACGGTGGCGCCGAGCTGCCGACCGATCACCTCCGACACCGGCAGCCGCAACTGGTACGACTCCCCCAGGTCTCCCCGGGCGAGCTGCCCGAGGTACGTCAGATACTGCTCCAGCGGTGGTCGATCAAGACCGAGCTCGGATCGGATGCCGTCTTTCACCGCGTCACTGACCTGCGCCTGAGGTCCGAGCATGACCGACACGGGATCGCCGGGGATCACCCGGAACGCCAGGAACGCGACGGTGGCGGCGCCCCACAGCACGAGCAGGACGGATGCCAGTAGGCCGGCGATCCGAAGGAGCACTGCCCTCACCGCTCCCCCTCCGTGTCGCGACCCCGTGACGCGGGTTCGAGCGGCGTTCAGCCGACCGTCACATCGTAGAACAGCGGTCGACCGTACAGGTCGTACTGGAGGCCGTCGATGCGCTCCCCCACCGCGGTGATCGCAGAGGGGCTGTAGAGCGGGACGATCGCCGTGGACTCGGCGTTCCACTGCTGCAGCTGCGTGTAGAGCGCGTCACGTTCGCTCTGCTCGCGGCTGGCGACGGCGGTGTCGAGGAGCGTGTCGATCTCGGGGTCTGCGACCTGAGAGGCGTTCTGGATCCCACCCGTGTGCAGGTGACTGCGCAGCAGATCGGGGTCGGCGCCCGAGAATCCCCAGTCGGTCAGGTCGAAGGTCTTCGGGCCGTACTGCTCGTTGTAGGCGCCGGGCTCCAGCACCTCGCGTACGACCTCGAATCCGATGTCCTTGAGGTCGGACTGGACCGCGTTGGCGAGCGCCGCACGGTCATCGGGCACAGGGGTCCATGCGATCCAGCGCACCGAGAGACGCTTGCCGTCCTTGGTGCGGTACCCCTCGTCGTCCCGCTCGGTCCATCCGGCGGCGTCGAGCAGGCTGTTGGCCTCGTCAGGGTCGAACGCCCATGTTCCCTCGATCGCGGCGTCGTATCCCGGGGTGGTCGATCCGAGGATGCTCCAGGCGCGAGGGAACTGTCCGAAGAAGATCTCCTCCACCGCGGCGTCGATGTCGATGCCCCGGGCGAACGCCTGACGTACCTTCTCGTCGGCGAACACCCCGTATTTCTCATTCAGGTACAGCGAGTACGGCAGACCGGGATACTCGATCGAGTCCACCGTGACGCCGTCGCCGAGGTCCTTGGCGAGGTTCGGCGGGATGTTGCTGGCGAGATCGGACTCGCCGCTCTCGACCACGCCCGCCCGGACGGATGCCTCGGGCTGGATCTCCACACGGAGAGTCTCGAACGCCGGAGCCTTCTCGCCATGCGGACCCCAGGCGTAGTCGTCGTTGCGCGTGTAGACGATCTCCTGATCGGGCGTGTACTCGGTCAACTCGAACGGGCCGGTCCCGACGGTGATCCCGGGGCCTCCGGCCTTCAGCTGATCGGCCGACTCCGCCAGCACCGCCGGCGAGTAGAAGCCGAGCTGCGGCGTGCTCGCGGCCTGCAGGAACGGCGCGTACGGCTGGGTGAAGCTGACCTTCACCGTGTAGTCGTCGATGACCTCGGTGCCGTCGTAGAAAGCCGCTCCGAGCATGCTGGCCGCCTGGGCGGACACGGTGTCCGGGTCGACGATGCGGTCGAAGTTCGCCTTGACGGCCTCCGCGTTGAACGGCTCTCCGTCGTGGAAGGTCACGTCGTCTCGCAGTGTGAACGTGTACGCCTTGCCGTCGTCCGACAGGTCCCACTTCGTGGCGAGCCACGGTGAGAACGATCCGTCATCCTCCTGGAACACCAGGGAATCGAGCACGGCGCGCTGCACCATGCCCGAGACGTCGAGTTGGCTGACCTGCGGATCCATGTGACCGGCCGACAGGTTGGCCCCCTCGATCGACCAGACGACTTCGCCGTCGCCATCGCTCTGCCCTGCCGGAGTGGCGCAGGCACTGAGCACGAGCGCGGTGGCCGCCGCGATCGCGGCGAAGGGCAGGAGACGACGCACAGGACTTACGGGCATGGCGATTCCTCAGGAAGAACGGTCGGGGTGCTCTCCAGTCTAGGGCTGATTCTTGGACTGGGTCGAAGAGTGACGTCATCCCCGCGCTGCGCCCGCTCGGTAGACTGATCCCACAACCCACACTCAGGCACGCTCACACAGTGCCGCATACATCGTTCGAGGAGACCTTCATGCCTGATTCCGACTCGTCGCAGAACCGGATTCCCGACAAGCCCGCACTCGAAGGCCTCGAAGCGAAGTGGGACAGCACCTGGGCTGAACAGGGCACGTACCTGTTCGACCGCGTGCGCGCAGCGCAGTCCGGTCGTGAGGGTGTGTACTCGATCGACACCCCGCCGCCCACGGCATCCGGCAGTCTGCACATCGGTCACGTGTTCTCCTACACGCACACCGACGTCAAGGCACGCTTCGAGCGCATGCGCGGCAAGACCGTGTTCTACCCCATGGGCTGGGACGACAACGGGCTCCCCACCGAGCGCCGCGTGCAGAACTACTACGGCGTGCGCTGCGACCCGACGCTCCCCTACTACGGAAGGCTTCACTCCCGCCGTTCGAGGGTGGCGACAACAAGTCCAGCCGCGCTGCCGACCAGCTGCCGATCAGCCGTCGCAACTTCATCGAGCTGTGCGAGCGCCTCACGATCGAGGACGAGAAGCAGTTCGAGGCGTCTGTTCCGCCAGCTCGGGCTTGAGCGTCGACTGGACGCCAGACCTACCGCACGATCTCCGACGAGACCATCCGTCAGAGCCAGCTCGCATTCCTGCGCAACATCGAGCGCGGCGAGGCGTACCAGGACCTCGCCCCGACCCTGTGGGACGTCGACTTCCGCTCCGCCATCGCCCAGGCCGAGCTCGAGGACCGCGACCAGCAGGCCGCGTACCACACCATCGAGTTCCCCTTCGCGGACGGATCGGGCTCGATCACGATCGACACGACGCGCCCCGAGCTGCTCCCCGCGTGCATCGCGATCGTGACGCACCCGCGAGGGCCCGCACAAGCACCTGATCGGCACGAAGGTGCGCACGCCCTACTTCGACGCGGAGATCGAGATCCACGGCCACCACCTCGCACAGCCCGACAAGGGCACCGGGCGCGGCGATGGTCTGCACCTTCGGCGATGTGACCGACATCGTCTGGTGGCGCGAGCTGCGAACCGTCGCGGCGACCACCTGCCGAACATGACGACGATCGGTCTCGACGGACGCTTCCTCCCGACGGCCCCGGCGATCCGTGGCGAGTGCCGAGGCCGTCGACTGGTACGCCGAGACTCGCGCGGCAAGACCGTGTTCAGCGCGCGCAAGGCCATCGTCGAGAAGCTGCAGGAGACCGGCGAGATGACCGCCGTGCGGAAAGCAGTTCACCCACGCCGTGAAGTTCTTCGAGAAGGGCGACCGCCCGCTCGAGATCGTCTCGACCCGCCAGTGGTACATCCGCAACGGCGCGCGCGACGCCGAGCTGCGCGAGAGCTCGTCGCACGCGGCACGGAGCTCGCCTGGCACCCCGACTTCATGCGGGTTCGCTACGAGAACTGGGTCGGCGGCCTCACCGGGGACTGGCTCGTGTCGCGCCAGCGCTTCTTCGGCGTGCCGATCCCGCTCTGGTACGGCCTCGACGAGAACGGCGAGCGCGACTATGACCGTGTGCTCACGCCCGATCTCGCCAGCCCTCCCGATCGACCCCACGATCGACGTGCCTGCGGGCTACACGGCCGATCAGCGCGGAGTGGCCGGCGGATTCGACGCCGAGGCCGACATCCTCGACACCTGGGCGACGTCGTCCCTCACGCCCGCAGCTCGCGGGCGGCTGGCAGCGCGACGAGGAGCTGTGGCAGCTCACGGCACCGTTCGACCTGCGTCCGCAGGGACAGGACATCATCCGCACCTGGCTGTTCTCGACCATGCTGCGCTCGACGCTCGAAGACGCCCGTTCGCCCTGGCGCAACGCCGCGATCTCCGGCTTCATCGTCGACCCCGACCGCAAGAAGATGTCGAAGTCGAAGGGCAACGTCGTCACGCCGGCGGACATCCTCGACGCGCACGGGTCGGATGCCGTTCGCTACTGGTCGGCATCCAGCCGCCTCGGCACGGATGCCGCCTTCGATCCGCAGAACCCGACCCAGGTGAAGATCGGCCGCCGTCTGGCGATCAAGGTGCTGAACGCGGCGAAGTTCGTGCTGTCGTTCCCCGTGCCCGAGGGCGCCCAGGTGACGCATGCCCTCGACGCATCGATGCTCGCCGCGCTCGACGCGTGATCGCGGACGCCACGGCCGCCTTCGAGCGTACGACCAGGCGCGCGCGCTGGAGATCACCGAGGCGTTCTTCTGGACGTTCTGCGACGACTACCTCGAGCTCGTGAAGGAGCGCGCCTACAACCAGAACGACGTGGGCCAGGCGTCCGCCGCGCTCGCCCTGCGTCTGGCGCTCTCGTCGCTGCTGCGCCTGCTCGCCCCGGTGCTCTCGTTCGCGACCGAGGAGGCCTGGTCGTGGTTCGAAACGGGTTCGATCCACACCGCCGCGTGGCCGGAGGCGCTGGCGTGCGGACGGCGACCCCGTCCGT
The sequence above is drawn from the Candidatus Microbacterium colombiense genome and encodes:
- a CDS encoding ABC transporter permease, producing MRAVLLRIAGLLASVLLVLWGAATVAFLAFRVIPGDPVSVMLGPQAQVSDAVKDGIRSELGLDRPPLEQYLTYLGQLARGDLGESYQLRLPVSEVIGRQLGATVQLSALALIIAVVVALAVALLARRPLARAVVTGVELVVLSSPVFWIGLVLLSVFAFGLGWFPVSGARNPATIVLPAVTLALPVAALLGQVLRDGLVQAERMPFAETVRARGAGSGWFTMRHGLRHGASGAITLTAYLTGSVLGGAVLVETVFARPGLGRVTLAAISDRDLPVISGIILLSALVFVIVNAIVELVHPLIDPRLRRADAVRGGRR
- a CDS encoding ABC transporter substrate-binding protein → MPVSPVRRLLPFAAIAAATALVLSACATPAGQSDGDGEVVWSIEGANLSAGHMDPQVSQLDVSGMVQRAVLDSLVFQEDDGSFSPWLATKWDLSDDGKAYTFTLRDDVTFHDGEPFNAEAVKANFDRIVDPDTVSAQAASMLGAAFYDGTEVIDDYTVKVSFTQPYAPFLQAASTPQLGFYSPAVLAESADQLKAGGPGITVGTGPFELTEYTPDQEIVYTRNDDYAWGPHGEKAPAFETLRVEIQPEASVRAGVVESGESDLASNIPPNLAKDLGDGVTVDSIEYPGLPYSLYLNEKYGVFADEKVRQAFARGIDIDAAVEEIFFGQFPRAWSILGSTTPGYDAAIEGTWAFDPDEANSLLDAAGWTERDDEGYRTKDGKRLSVRWIAWTPVPDDRAALANAVQSDLKDIGFEVVREVLEPGAYNEQYGPKTFDLTDWGFSGADPDLLRSHLHTGGIQNASQVADPEIDTLLDTAVASREQSERDALYTQLQQWNAESTAIVPLYSPSAITAVGERIDGLQYDLYGRPLFYDVTVG